The Erigeron canadensis isolate Cc75 chromosome 4, C_canadensis_v1, whole genome shotgun sequence genome window below encodes:
- the LOC122598536 gene encoding secoisolariciresinol dehydrogenase-like, with protein sequence MAKISQIVPRLNMKVAFITGGAQGIGETTARLFVKHGAKVVIADIQDDLGQTVCEDIGLDKALFVHCDVTIESDVENAINVTLMKYGKLDIMINNAAIVDDGKLNILDNDKLSFERVMSVNVTGVFLGTKHAARAMIPARSGSIIMLGSVSGSIGGIISHAYSSSKHALVGLTKNIAAELGQYGIRVNCLSPHFIPSPMAKNYINDHPDKYTKVYSNLKGVTLANNDVAEAALFLASDESRYMSGHNLVLDGGFTVINPVFGLFARATPNE encoded by the exons ATGGCCAAGATTTCACAAATTGTTCCAAG GTTGAATATGAAAGTAGCATTTATAACTGGTGGAGCTCAGGGGATTGGAGAAACAACAGCAAGGTTATTCGTCAAGCACGGAGCCAAGGTCGTAATTGCTGACATCCAAGATGACTTGGGCCAAACTGTGTGTGAAGATATCGGTCTTGACAAGGCTTTATTTGTTCATTGCGACGTTACTATTGAATCAGATGTTGAAAATGCCATCAACGTAACCCTTATGAAATATGGCAAGTTAGACATAATGATTAATAATGCAGCCATCGTAGATGATGGAAAGCTCAATATTCTTGACAATGATAAGTTAAGTTTTGAACGTGTCATGAGTGTCAATGTAACCGGTGTGTTCCTTGGAACCAAACACGCAGCTCGAGCCATGATCCCGGCTCGTAGTGGAAGCATCATAATGTTGGGAAGTGTATCTGGGAGCATTGGAGGGATCATTTCTCATGCTTATTCAAGTTCAAAGCATGCACTTGTCGGGCTTACTAAGAACATTGCAGCCGAGCTTGGCCAATATGGGATTCGCGTTAATTGCTTATCACCACATTTTATACCTTCCCCAATGGctaaaaattacataaatgatcATCCGGACAAATACACAAAAGTATATTCTAACCTCAAAGGGGTTACTCTTGCCAACAATGATGTGGCGGAAGCTGCCCTATTTCTAGCCAGTGACGAATCCAGGTATATGAGTGGACATAATCTAGTGCTTGATGGAGGATTTACGGTCATAAATCCGGTTTTTGGACTATTTGCACGAGCTACTCCTAACGAGTAG